A portion of the Cetobacterium sp. ZOR0034 genome contains these proteins:
- a CDS encoding PTS mannose/fructose/sorbose/N-acetylgalactosamine transporter subunit IIC, with product MMQAFLLALVAFIAQCDYALGTSLISRPIVTGFLTGLVMGDLKMGLIMGATLELAFIGSFAIGGAIPPDVVTGGILGVAFAISSGAGAETALLLALPIATFTLILKNAYLGVVIPILGHKADEYADECNIKGIERMHLISGFGLSLMLAIIVFFSYLLGSNAVSLVLQAIPEFIHKGLAITTGLIPTLGFAMLAKLLINKKVLPYFFVGFAIAIYTEIPLTGIAIFGALIALITVNPMSQRQLVESGNLSEKGDGDDDF from the coding sequence ATGATGCAAGCATTTTTATTAGCATTAGTAGCTTTTATAGCTCAATGTGATTATGCCTTAGGAACAAGCTTAATATCAAGACCAATAGTAACTGGATTTTTAACTGGGTTAGTAATGGGAGATTTAAAAATGGGATTGATAATGGGAGCTACATTGGAGTTAGCTTTTATTGGATCTTTTGCTATTGGAGGAGCAATTCCACCAGATGTAGTGACTGGAGGAATATTAGGAGTTGCCTTTGCAATATCTTCAGGTGCTGGTGCAGAGACAGCTTTATTACTGGCTTTACCAATTGCAACATTTACTTTAATTTTAAAAAATGCGTATCTAGGAGTTGTTATACCAATATTAGGTCACAAAGCTGATGAATATGCAGATGAGTGTAATATAAAAGGAATAGAGCGCATGCATTTAATATCTGGATTTGGTTTATCTTTGATGTTGGCGATAATAGTATTCTTTTCATATTTATTAGGAAGTAATGCAGTATCTTTGGTTTTACAGGCAATACCAGAATTTATTCATAAAGGGTTAGCAATAACAACTGGATTGATTCCAACTCTTGGATTTGCAATGTTAGCAAAACTTCTTATAAATAAAAAAGTTTTACCATATTTTTTCGTTGGCTTTGCCATTGCAATTTATACAGAAATCCCATTGACAGGAATTGCAATATTTGGTGCTTTAATAGCGTTAATAACAGTAAATCCAATGTCACAAAGACAGTTAGTAGAAAGTGGAAACTTAAGTGAGAAAGGAGATGGTGATGATGATTTCTAA
- a CDS encoding PTS sugar transporter subunit IIB, producing the protein MILLLRVDHRLLHGQVAFSWIQNLGADCILIANDSVVNDELRKTTMKLAKPQEVKLVIKNIEDSIQALKSGVTDKYKLFIVVESVEDAYKIASEVDNIKQINLGGVKARENSRNISKAVNLLEEEKNLLKELQSLGIEIEIRQVANDTKVLYR; encoded by the coding sequence ATGATTCTTTTATTAAGGGTAGATCATAGATTATTACATGGACAAGTTGCATTTTCATGGATACAAAATTTAGGAGCAGATTGTATATTGATAGCTAATGACAGTGTAGTAAATGATGAATTAAGAAAAACAACAATGAAGTTAGCAAAACCACAAGAAGTAAAATTAGTAATAAAAAATATAGAGGACTCAATACAAGCTTTAAAATCTGGTGTTACAGATAAATATAAACTTTTTATAGTTGTAGAATCTGTTGAGGATGCTTATAAAATAGCCAGTGAGGTAGATAACATAAAACAAATAAATCTAGGAGGAGTTAAAGCGAGAGAAAATAGTAGAAATATATCAAAAGCAGTAAATTTATTAGAAGAGGAAAAAAATCTTTTAAAAGAACTTCAAAGTTTGGGGATTGAGATTGAAATTAGGCAAGTGGCTAATGATACTAAAGTTTTATATAGATAG
- a CDS encoding PTS sugar transporter subunit IIA, producing MIQFIVATHGKFAEGIKTSIELIIGNIDNLEILNCYITQNFNLKEEVEFILKKYPKEELIVLTDIFGGSVNNEFLENISNYKNLNIISGVNLPLILTLIEKQNDYDNIKELIRESIEECSNSLIYCNDELEKKIEEDQEF from the coding sequence ATGATTCAATTTATAGTTGCAACTCATGGAAAATTTGCAGAAGGAATAAAAACATCTATCGAATTAATTATTGGAAATATTGATAATTTAGAAATATTAAATTGTTATATAACTCAAAATTTTAATTTAAAAGAAGAAGTTGAATTTATTTTAAAAAAATATCCGAAAGAAGAGTTAATTGTTTTAACAGATATATTTGGAGGAAGTGTAAATAATGAGTTTTTAGAAAATATATCTAACTATAAAAATTTAAATATTATTTCAGGAGTAAATTTACCATTAATTTTAACATTAATAGAAAAACAAAATGATTATGACAATATAAAAGAATTGATACGTGAAAGTATAGAAGAATGTAGTAATTCTTTAATTTATTGTAATGATGAGCTAGAAAAAAAAATAGAAGAGGACCAAGAGTTCTAA
- a CDS encoding PTS system mannose/fructose/sorbose family transporter subunit IID: MISNKKDEKDITQKDLNKIFWRSFQMEFSWNYERQMNLAYAYAIAPILKKIYTNNHLKLKKALKRHLEFFNMTPWIVTLMLGISVVLEEENKKDGKFDENSINGIKTALMGPLSGIGDSFFWGTLRLIATGIGTALSLQGNILGPILFLLVFNIPHIIIRYLFIKLGYKLGVDFLTKLEKSGAVEKVTYGATILGLIVIGGMTARMVEISTPLAFKAGGSTIEVQSILDDIMPGILKLGIFGIVYYLLNKNVKPITILLGMAIFGIFGTLVGFF, translated from the coding sequence ATGATTTCTAATAAAAAAGATGAGAAAGATATTACACAAAAAGATTTGAATAAGATATTTTGGAGATCTTTTCAAATGGAATTCTCATGGAATTATGAAAGACAAATGAACTTAGCATATGCATATGCAATAGCACCAATATTAAAAAAAATATATACAAATAATCATTTAAAATTAAAAAAAGCTTTGAAACGTCATCTAGAGTTTTTTAATATGACTCCTTGGATTGTAACTTTAATGTTAGGAATATCAGTAGTTCTTGAAGAGGAAAATAAAAAAGATGGAAAATTTGATGAAAACTCAATAAATGGAATAAAAACAGCATTAATGGGTCCATTATCAGGAATAGGAGATTCTTTCTTTTGGGGAACTTTAAGATTAATTGCCACAGGGATTGGAACAGCTCTTTCATTACAGGGAAATATATTAGGTCCAATTTTATTTCTATTGGTATTTAATATTCCACATATAATTATAAGATATCTTTTTATAAAGTTAGGTTATAAATTGGGAGTAGACTTTTTAACTAAACTTGAAAAATCAGGAGCAGTTGAGAAAGTTACTTACGGAGCAACTATATTAGGATTAATTGTTATTGGAGGAATGACAGCAAGAATGGTAGAAATTTCAACACCATTAGCTTTTAAAGCTGGAGGTTCAACAATAGAAGTCCAAAGTATTTTAGATGATATAATGCCTGGTATTTTAAAATTAGGAATCTTTGGTATTGTGTATTATTTATTAAATAAAAATGTTAAACCAATAACAATACTTTTAGGAATGGCAATATTTGGAATTTTTGGAACTTTAGTTGGGTTCTTTTAA